A part of Saliniradius amylolyticus genomic DNA contains:
- a CDS encoding methyl-accepting chemotaxis protein, translating into MLSPSMRKLRPKIMALMGASIVLVGLVAIYCISLLSQQVSEYEMLVEQEVRAATLADKMNLNFKRQVQEWKNVLLRGHDRDQLDKYWGRFNERQEQIQKMANEFLGLPVDNRFKSQMREFQNTHEGLKRKYQKGYDAFLATNFDHKAGDNAVSGIDRAPTKQLEELGEALASAATTHSQQLQSDANTAITITIVIMLLAIVGCLVISSFIMNRMVVHPLVSLITHLRNVSKGQFDKQLLIDNEDEIGRMSRGVETLRIKLLNVCQQMDNTQSQLDEVCLSLSDSANAITRGVSSTNDGTDHALNSMEQLGQMGDDIARNAQEADSAASSANTAADTSIQVMKATIDAITHSSNQIENTSKVIASLDEDANKIGSVLDVIKGIAEQTNLLALNAAIEAARAGEQGRGFAVVADEVRTLAARTQQSTEEIQQMISNVQNGAKSAVEAIEQGQSQTAASVEKVHEADSHLKEVTEAINTIASMNAQIATAIEEQSSITQDIRQNMSELAKVAAENDKHANSCQQDNETLSAVKDRMASAIRQLRSDQV; encoded by the coding sequence ATGTTAAGTCCCTCCATGCGCAAACTTCGTCCCAAAATTATGGCCCTTATGGGTGCCAGTATTGTACTTGTCGGGCTGGTCGCCATCTATTGTATCAGCCTCCTCTCTCAGCAGGTATCAGAATACGAAATGCTGGTTGAGCAGGAGGTTCGTGCAGCGACTCTGGCAGATAAGATGAATCTGAACTTCAAACGTCAGGTTCAGGAGTGGAAGAACGTTTTGTTGCGGGGACACGACCGAGATCAGCTGGACAAATACTGGGGACGCTTTAATGAGCGTCAGGAACAAATCCAAAAGATGGCAAATGAGTTCTTAGGCTTGCCCGTCGACAATCGCTTTAAAAGCCAGATGCGGGAGTTTCAGAACACTCACGAAGGACTTAAAAGAAAGTATCAGAAAGGGTATGACGCGTTCCTGGCCACTAACTTTGATCACAAAGCCGGAGACAATGCCGTATCTGGCATCGATCGGGCCCCTACCAAACAGCTCGAAGAACTCGGAGAGGCTCTTGCCTCTGCCGCCACAACACACAGTCAACAATTACAGTCAGATGCTAACACCGCTATTACCATTACCATTGTCATCATGCTACTGGCCATCGTCGGCTGTCTGGTTATCTCAAGTTTCATAATGAACCGCATGGTGGTGCATCCACTGGTGTCGCTGATTACGCATTTACGTAATGTCAGTAAGGGACAATTTGACAAGCAGCTACTGATTGATAACGAGGATGAAATTGGTCGAATGTCCCGCGGCGTAGAGACACTCAGGATTAAACTTCTGAATGTCTGCCAGCAGATGGATAATACTCAAAGCCAACTTGATGAAGTCTGTTTGAGTCTGTCCGATAGTGCGAACGCGATTACCCGAGGGGTAAGTAGCACCAATGACGGCACTGATCATGCCCTTAATTCTATGGAGCAGCTTGGTCAGATGGGCGATGATATTGCCCGCAATGCACAAGAGGCCGACTCCGCGGCCAGTTCCGCAAACACGGCTGCCGACACCAGCATCCAGGTAATGAAAGCAACCATTGATGCCATTACCCATTCCTCCAACCAAATTGAGAACACCTCCAAGGTCATCGCCTCATTGGATGAAGACGCCAATAAAATTGGTTCGGTATTGGATGTGATAAAGGGCATCGCCGAGCAAACGAACTTGCTGGCCTTGAACGCAGCCATTGAGGCGGCGCGCGCCGGTGAGCAAGGACGCGGCTTTGCGGTAGTTGCCGATGAAGTCCGCACACTGGCCGCCCGAACTCAGCAATCCACTGAAGAGATCCAGCAGATGATCTCCAATGTGCAAAATGGTGCCAAAAGTGCAGTAGAGGCCATAGAGCAAGGGCAGTCTCAAACTGCGGCCAGTGTTGAAAAGGTGCATGAAGCAGATTCTCACCTGAAAGAGGTAACCGAAGCCATCAACACCATAGCATCAATGAATGCTCAAATTGCCACCGCTATTGAAGAGCAAAGCTCCATTACGCAGGATATACGCCAAAACATGTCCGAGTTGGCCAAAGTCGCCGCTGAAAATGACAAACATGCCAATTCCTGTCAGCAAGATAATGAGACTCTTTCGGCAGTAAAAGATCGTATGGCGTCGGCGATCAGACAGTTACGCAGTGACCAGGTGTAA
- a CDS encoding rhomboid family intramembrane serine protease has protein sequence MLKTQIQYLVWFCALLLILEVLNTLTGRQWLTLGLVPRNSDHLWGIVFSPFLHHSWSHLTSNLLILIPLLWLTLLLHWQRAVGLVLLWLILMPGVLVWLFGRDGLHVGASGLVYGLLGFLLYSGFTSGKFWRFAIAIGLLLLHAGLFWGLLPGGHYLMSWEYHLSGFICGLLAGRMMPGTSHQRQYSGKI, from the coding sequence GTGCTAAAGACGCAGATCCAGTACTTAGTCTGGTTCTGCGCCTTATTACTGATTCTGGAAGTGCTTAACACTCTGACGGGTCGTCAGTGGCTGACACTGGGCCTGGTTCCACGCAACAGCGATCACCTGTGGGGGATTGTCTTCAGCCCCTTTTTGCATCATAGCTGGTCCCACCTGACCTCCAACCTGCTGATTCTGATTCCCCTCTTATGGCTGACATTGCTACTGCACTGGCAACGGGCGGTTGGCCTAGTATTACTCTGGCTGATTCTGATGCCCGGTGTTCTGGTTTGGCTATTTGGTCGCGATGGTCTTCATGTCGGCGCCAGTGGCCTGGTCTATGGTCTGCTTGGTTTTTTGCTCTATAGCGGCTTCACCAGTGGTAAGTTCTGGCGCTTTGCTATCGCAATCGGCTTATTGTTGCTGCATGCCGGACTTTTTTGGGGGTTGCTGCCCGGCGGACATTATCTGATGTCCTGGGAATATCACCTGAGTGGCTTTATCTGCGGGTTACTTGCCGGCAGGATGATGCCAGGCACTAGCCATCAGCGCCAATATAGCGGTAAAATCTAG
- a CDS encoding YebC/PmpR family DNA-binding transcriptional regulator, whose protein sequence is MGRAFEVRKAAMAKTQAAKSKVYSKYGKEIYVCAKNGGSDPDANLALRQLMDKAKKDQVPAHVIDKAIEKAQGGAGEDYSPARYEGYGPGNCMVIVDCLTDNPNRTITEVRNCFTKTSSKLGAPGSVTHMFNHQAVFSFKGEDDEPVLEALMEGDADADDVEVEDGMVTVYAPHTEFFKVKTALTDAFEGIEFEEEEITFIPQTYTEVSGDDVPSFEKLMDMLNDCDDVQNIYHNAEVSEG, encoded by the coding sequence ATGGGCAGAGCATTTGAAGTGCGCAAGGCTGCAATGGCCAAAACGCAAGCCGCGAAAAGTAAGGTCTATTCCAAGTACGGTAAAGAAATCTATGTGTGCGCCAAAAACGGCGGCAGCGACCCTGACGCAAACCTGGCCCTGCGCCAGTTAATGGACAAGGCAAAAAAGGACCAGGTTCCGGCCCATGTCATCGACAAAGCCATTGAGAAAGCTCAGGGAGGCGCTGGCGAGGATTACTCCCCGGCCCGTTACGAAGGCTATGGCCCGGGTAACTGTATGGTCATTGTAGACTGTCTGACCGACAACCCAAATCGTACTATTACTGAGGTGCGGAACTGTTTTACAAAAACCAGTTCCAAGTTGGGCGCACCGGGCTCGGTAACCCATATGTTCAACCACCAGGCCGTGTTTTCCTTTAAGGGCGAGGACGATGAGCCCGTGCTGGAAGCCTTAATGGAAGGCGATGCCGACGCAGACGATGTGGAAGTGGAAGACGGCATGGTGACGGTCTATGCCCCACATACCGAGTTTTTTAAGGTCAAAACCGCACTCACCGATGCTTTCGAGGGCATTGAGTTTGAAGAGGAAGAGATCACATTTATTCCTCAGACTTACACCGAGGTCAGCGGCGATGACGTGCCCAGCTTCGAAAAACTCATGGATATGCTGAACGACTGCGATGATGTACAAAACATCTATCATAATGCCGAGGTGAGTGAGGGCTAA
- the srmB gene encoding ATP-dependent RNA helicase SrmB, with translation MKDRHTLITMNKISFEQLDLDDKLVGACKKLGFQHPTTIQQMTVPVAMEGKDILASAPTGTGKTAAFLLPACQFLLDFPRKDPGSCRVLILSPTRELALQIHQQAEALTRFTHLTCGVITGGINYGTDHAQLDKNLDILVATPGRLFEHIENEAFECRDIDILILDEADRMLDMGFGKVVNQISAEARWRKQSMLFSATLEGEGIRRFAESILKEPELLQAEPPKSEQGKILQWYHLADSLEHKFALLCHILKQQTDTAIVFVNKRERLQSLIHQLQSQGIENIYLQGEMPQDKRNQALARFKAGEAKVLVATDVAARGIDIPNVSHVINYDLPRTADVYVHRIGRTARAGAKGTAISLVEAHDFPMIPRIERYIDQRLKPRVIDELRPKHKAPSLPPKKKKTKAKKKPATKGRNKKK, from the coding sequence ATGAAAGATAGACACACTCTAATAACCATGAATAAGATTTCTTTCGAGCAACTGGACCTGGACGACAAACTCGTCGGGGCCTGCAAAAAACTGGGCTTTCAGCATCCTACGACCATTCAGCAGATGACGGTGCCGGTGGCGATGGAAGGTAAAGATATACTGGCCTCGGCCCCCACAGGCACTGGCAAGACGGCAGCGTTTTTGTTGCCAGCCTGTCAGTTCCTGCTCGACTTTCCCCGCAAGGATCCCGGCTCCTGCCGTGTGCTGATCTTGTCACCAACCCGCGAGCTGGCTTTGCAGATACATCAGCAAGCCGAGGCGCTGACTCGATTCACCCATCTGACTTGTGGCGTCATCACAGGCGGCATTAACTATGGCACCGATCACGCCCAGTTAGACAAAAATCTGGATATTCTGGTGGCAACGCCGGGACGGTTGTTTGAGCATATAGAGAATGAGGCCTTCGAATGTCGGGATATCGATATCCTGATTCTGGATGAGGCCGACCGTATGCTGGATATGGGCTTTGGTAAAGTGGTCAATCAGATCAGCGCCGAGGCGCGTTGGCGCAAACAGAGCATGTTGTTTTCAGCTACACTGGAAGGGGAGGGTATTCGCCGTTTCGCCGAATCCATCCTCAAGGAGCCTGAATTGTTGCAGGCCGAGCCGCCGAAGAGTGAGCAGGGGAAGATCCTACAGTGGTATCATCTGGCCGACAGCCTGGAGCATAAGTTTGCCTTGCTGTGCCATATTCTAAAACAACAAACCGACACGGCTATCGTGTTTGTGAATAAGCGAGAACGCTTGCAGTCACTGATCCATCAGTTGCAAAGCCAGGGCATTGAAAATATCTATCTGCAAGGTGAAATGCCGCAGGACAAACGCAATCAGGCGCTGGCCCGCTTTAAGGCCGGAGAAGCCAAGGTGCTGGTGGCCACCGACGTGGCGGCGCGCGGTATCGACATTCCCAATGTGAGCCATGTGATCAACTATGACTTACCGCGCACTGCGGATGTGTATGTGCATCGCATTGGACGCACGGCGCGAGCGGGCGCCAAAGGCACGGCCATTTCGTTGGTGGAAGCGCATGATTTCCCCATGATCCCGCGTATCGAACGCTATATCGACCAGCGTCTGAAGCCTCGGGTCATCGACGAGCTTAGACCCAAGCACAAGGCACCCAGCCTGCCGCCAAAGAAGAAGAAAACGAAGGCTAAGAAAAAGCCAGCCACGAAAGGCCGTAACAAAAAGAAATAG
- a CDS encoding multifunctional CCA addition/repair protein, which yields MQTYLVGGAVRDKLLRREVKERDWVVVGATPQAMIDKGYRQVGKDFPVFLHPKTGEEYALARTERKSGQGYTGFDCYAAPDVTLEQDLVRRDLTVNAMAEDEQGQLIDPFNGQADLEKRIFRHVSDAFVEDPLRVLRVARFAARYHGYGFSIASETQALMSDIAQSGELELLSAERVWKETERALTEPCPEVYFQVLRDCGALRSWFSELDALWGVPQPEQWHPEIDTGVHSLMVLEQAARLSEKTTVRFAALIHDLGKGVTPKDKLPSHHGHEQAGLKLIKRLCQRLRVPNEFQQLSLLAGEFHTHIHRAFELKPATVVKVFNRCDVWRKPQRFAEVLVACEADARGRTGFQDRDYPQAEYIEAAFQAAQAVDPQKIVAQGFEGKAIGEQLSQQRQQAVADIKRQWQQNL from the coding sequence ATGCAAACCTATCTGGTGGGCGGCGCGGTGCGCGACAAGCTATTGAGGCGGGAGGTCAAAGAACGCGACTGGGTGGTAGTGGGCGCGACTCCACAAGCCATGATCGATAAGGGGTATCGACAAGTCGGAAAGGACTTCCCGGTATTTTTACACCCCAAGACCGGTGAAGAATATGCGCTGGCCCGCACCGAACGAAAATCCGGTCAGGGCTATACCGGCTTTGACTGCTACGCCGCGCCTGATGTGACGCTTGAACAAGACTTGGTGCGTCGCGACCTGACCGTGAACGCCATGGCCGAAGATGAGCAGGGGCAGCTGATCGATCCCTTTAACGGTCAGGCCGACCTGGAAAAGCGCATTTTTCGCCATGTGTCCGATGCTTTTGTGGAAGATCCTTTGCGGGTGCTGAGAGTCGCCCGCTTTGCCGCTCGTTATCACGGTTATGGTTTTAGCATTGCCAGCGAAACTCAGGCTCTGATGAGTGACATAGCGCAAAGTGGCGAGTTGGAGTTACTCAGCGCTGAGCGTGTCTGGAAGGAAACCGAGCGCGCCCTGACCGAGCCCTGTCCAGAGGTGTATTTTCAGGTCTTGCGGGATTGTGGAGCACTGAGAAGCTGGTTTAGCGAGCTGGATGCGCTCTGGGGCGTGCCTCAGCCCGAGCAGTGGCACCCTGAAATTGACACTGGCGTTCACAGCCTGATGGTCCTGGAGCAGGCCGCACGCCTGTCTGAAAAAACCACAGTGCGCTTTGCTGCGCTGATACATGATTTGGGCAAGGGCGTAACCCCCAAAGACAAATTGCCCAGCCACCACGGCCACGAGCAGGCAGGCCTGAAACTGATTAAACGTCTGTGTCAGCGTCTCAGGGTACCCAATGAATTTCAGCAGCTTTCCTTGCTGGCCGGCGAGTTTCATACCCATATCCACCGTGCTTTTGAGTTAAAACCCGCTACAGTGGTGAAGGTCTTTAACCGCTGCGATGTCTGGCGCAAACCGCAGCGCTTTGCCGAGGTGCTGGTGGCCTGTGAGGCCGATGCGCGCGGTCGCACTGGCTTTCAAGACCGTGATTACCCGCAGGCCGAGTACATTGAGGCTGCATTTCAGGCCGCGCAGGCGGTGGATCCTCAGAAGATTGTAGCGCAAGGTTTTGAGGGCAAGGCTATCGGCGAGCAGCTTAGTCAGCAGCGCCAGCAGGCAGTGGCTGATATCAAGCGACAGTGGCAACAAAACTTATGA
- a CDS encoding ExeA family protein, producing the protein MYLNYFGLTDNPFSIAPNPDYLYMSPRHKEALAHLTFGLRESGGFVMLTGEVGTGKTTVSRKLLQQLPDSTQVAMILNPSLSALELLATLCDELGIDHDRQHPSLKNFSDKILAHLASNHRQGISTVLIVDEAQHLMPEVLEQLRLLTNLETNREKLLKVVLIGQPELQQLLKRNELRQLAQRITARYHLMPLNAHETKAYIGHRLHIAGGDSQIFSAAALSAVYQITGGIPRVINLLCDRALTLTFSKQLPVVKRYILVAAAEQILGADVVQQRQNRSWAALVAATGLIGVGLGWLTGVWYG; encoded by the coding sequence ATGTATCTTAACTATTTCGGGCTGACGGATAACCCCTTTTCCATCGCCCCCAATCCAGACTATCTGTACATGAGTCCCCGCCACAAAGAGGCGCTGGCGCACCTGACCTTCGGTCTGCGCGAGAGCGGCGGTTTTGTGATGCTCACCGGCGAAGTGGGCACCGGGAAAACCACGGTATCTCGAAAGCTGTTGCAACAACTGCCAGACAGCACCCAGGTGGCGATGATATTAAACCCCAGCCTGTCGGCTCTTGAGCTGCTCGCCACGTTATGCGATGAGCTGGGTATCGACCATGACCGCCAGCACCCCAGTCTGAAAAATTTCAGTGATAAAATTCTGGCTCATCTTGCCAGCAATCACCGTCAGGGCATCAGTACCGTACTGATTGTGGACGAAGCGCAGCACCTGATGCCGGAAGTGCTGGAGCAATTGCGATTATTAACCAACCTGGAAACCAACAGGGAGAAATTATTAAAGGTGGTGCTGATCGGCCAGCCCGAGCTACAACAGCTTTTAAAGCGCAATGAACTGCGCCAGCTGGCCCAGCGCATCACCGCACGCTACCATCTGATGCCACTCAACGCCCATGAAACCAAGGCCTATATTGGCCATCGTCTGCATATCGCCGGAGGCGACAGTCAGATATTCAGCGCAGCAGCGCTGTCGGCGGTCTATCAGATTACCGGCGGCATCCCTCGGGTGATAAACCTGTTGTGTGACCGCGCGCTGACACTCACCTTCAGCAAACAGCTGCCCGTGGTAAAACGCTATATACTGGTCGCCGCCGCCGAGCAAATACTGGGCGCCGACGTAGTGCAACAGCGCCAAAACAGAAGCTGGGCGGCCCTGGTCGCCGCGACCGGACTTATAGGCGTGGGCCTGGGCTGGCTGACAGGAGTCTGGTATGGCTAA
- a CDS encoding general secretion pathway protein GspB, translating to MAKTIPINQLKPGMVILQITRQDGPVKIRKSGLVTSDAMVHGLKEMGVMELAIDPDQTVELDDTPKDRQSLSDTQKLFASGNSPQHEQAVTDQFNRSLFMPSIQSLPAPWQYYGRRAGFLSLMLLSGFAIGWLLATSPKWWLQPAPSADRVGTPSQTSQSFSEPDPVTASEADKNTSPVSSTTPEQKTQPQTSATESQTVADTTNQAPDPAKGSERLIPEAEKQAGNQPDKISPELLRKFEQAVSAIESEDHPVTKPESSLPDDEVVMVHELPAWALTELPSMSFSAHMYASNPEDRWVNVNGQELGEGDAINDDLRIVRIEPQHVVMAFRGQQFSMRALTDW from the coding sequence ATGGCTAAAACGATTCCCATCAACCAGCTCAAGCCCGGCATGGTGATCCTGCAAATCACCCGGCAGGATGGCCCGGTGAAGATCCGCAAATCCGGTCTGGTCACCAGCGACGCCATGGTACACGGCCTGAAAGAAATGGGCGTGATGGAGCTGGCCATCGACCCGGACCAAACCGTAGAACTGGACGATACGCCAAAAGACCGGCAAAGCCTGTCGGATACCCAAAAGCTTTTTGCCAGCGGCAACTCTCCCCAACATGAACAGGCCGTCACCGATCAATTTAATCGCAGTCTGTTTATGCCATCGATTCAGTCGCTGCCCGCCCCTTGGCAGTATTATGGCCGCCGAGCGGGGTTCTTAAGCTTGATGTTATTGAGCGGCTTTGCCATCGGCTGGTTACTGGCGACCTCTCCAAAATGGTGGTTGCAGCCAGCTCCTTCAGCCGACAGGGTCGGTACGCCCTCACAAACCTCACAGTCTTTCAGTGAGCCTGACCCGGTAACCGCGTCTGAAGCCGACAAAAACACCTCTCCGGTATCATCAACGACCCCGGAGCAGAAAACTCAGCCTCAGACCTCTGCAACCGAATCACAAACGGTCGCAGACACAACTAACCAGGCTCCCGATCCGGCAAAAGGATCAGAGCGTCTTATTCCTGAGGCCGAAAAACAAGCCGGCAATCAGCCCGATAAGATCTCACCGGAGTTATTGCGCAAATTCGAGCAGGCAGTGTCTGCCATAGAAAGCGAAGATCACCCCGTGACCAAGCCCGAGTCCAGCCTGCCTGATGATGAAGTGGTGATGGTGCATGAGCTGCCTGCCTGGGCTTTGACTGAGTTACCCTCCATGAGCTTTTCGGCCCATATGTACGCCTCAAACCCTGAGGATCGCTGGGTCAATGTCAACGGTCAGGAACTGGGTGAAGGCGATGCCATTAACGACGATCTGCGTATCGTTCGTATTGAGCCGCAGCACGTGGTGATGGCCTTTCGCGGCCAGCAATTCAGTATGCGGGCGCTGACCGACTGGTAG
- a CDS encoding histone deacetylase yields MVPLVFDPIYSQLDLPRRHRFPIEKYQGIYDALIAQGITESCFHRPQPLSEQRILAEFDPDYIGPLLEGALDAKAMRRIGFPWSSQLIRRTRTAVAGTLLTAELALAHGKALNLTGGYHHAHYDFGSGFCLVNDLYLAANAMLASPDIDKVLVFDCDVHQGDGTAALAQGRDDIITVSLHGEKNFPHRKQVSDMDFGLPKGTQDNEYLPVVENALDMALNLYRPDAVIYDAGVDIHIDDDLGHLDISTQGVYQRDRLVFNRCEQEGLPVAAVIGGGYQRDIPALVEVHLQLFRAAGVISNTTSRSAPAY; encoded by the coding sequence GTGGTGCCTTTGGTCTTTGACCCTATCTACAGCCAGCTAGATTTACCTCGTCGGCATCGTTTTCCCATTGAAAAATACCAGGGCATTTACGATGCACTGATCGCCCAGGGTATAACCGAAAGCTGTTTTCATCGTCCGCAGCCTCTCTCTGAACAGCGTATCCTCGCTGAGTTTGATCCCGATTACATTGGGCCGCTGCTAGAGGGGGCATTGGATGCCAAAGCCATGCGGCGAATTGGCTTTCCCTGGTCATCGCAGCTCATTCGGCGCACTCGTACCGCTGTTGCAGGAACCCTGCTGACCGCCGAGTTGGCGTTGGCCCACGGTAAGGCGCTGAACCTGACCGGAGGCTATCATCACGCCCATTATGATTTCGGCTCCGGATTTTGTCTGGTCAACGACCTCTATCTGGCTGCCAACGCCATGTTAGCTTCACCGGATATTGATAAGGTGCTGGTCTTCGACTGTGACGTGCACCAGGGAGATGGCACGGCGGCACTGGCACAGGGGCGAGATGACATCATCACGGTCTCCTTACATGGCGAGAAAAATTTTCCCCACCGCAAACAAGTATCGGATATGGATTTCGGTCTGCCTAAAGGGACTCAGGATAATGAGTATTTGCCCGTGGTGGAAAATGCGCTGGATATGGCACTGAATCTGTATCGACCCGATGCAGTGATCTACGACGCCGGGGTGGATATACATATCGACGACGATCTGGGGCATCTGGATATCAGCACTCAGGGCGTCTATCAGCGGGATAGGCTAGTATTCAACCGCTGCGAGCAGGAGGGTCTGCCGGTAGCCGCCGTTATCGGTGGCGGTTATCAGCGGGATATTCCGGCGCTGGTGGAAGTACACCTGCAACTGTTTAGAGCGGCGGGTGTGATTTCGAATACTACCAGTCGGTCAGCGCCCGCATACTGA
- the rdgB gene encoding RdgB/HAM1 family non-canonical purine NTP pyrophosphatase has product MQHNWVMATGNPGKVRELNRLLSPLNVNLRVQSEFDVPEAAETGTTFVENAIIKARNACEATGLPAVADDSGLVVPNLGGAPGVISSRYAGEKAGDDENVRKLLRELVKTDDKERQAKFVCVMVMMRHANDPTPIITQGEWFGSIAHERQGNGGFGYDPVFWVSEYNCTAAELSAEVKNRISHRGKATQKLIGKLEPEFG; this is encoded by the coding sequence ATGCAACACAACTGGGTTATGGCTACGGGCAATCCGGGCAAGGTTAGAGAACTCAATCGCTTATTGTCGCCGCTCAATGTCAATCTGCGGGTTCAGAGCGAATTCGATGTCCCCGAAGCAGCCGAAACCGGCACCACCTTCGTGGAAAACGCCATCATTAAGGCCCGAAATGCTTGTGAGGCCACTGGTCTGCCTGCTGTGGCCGATGATTCAGGTCTGGTGGTACCCAACCTGGGGGGAGCGCCGGGGGTGATATCCTCACGCTACGCGGGCGAGAAAGCCGGCGATGATGAAAATGTGCGTAAGTTATTGCGTGAGTTGGTAAAAACGGACGATAAGGAGCGCCAGGCCAAGTTTGTCTGTGTGATGGTAATGATGCGTCACGCCAATGACCCCACGCCCATTATCACCCAGGGCGAGTGGTTCGGCAGCATCGCCCATGAACGTCAGGGTAATGGCGGCTTTGGTTATGATCCGGTGTTCTGGGTATCCGAATACAACTGTACCGCCGCCGAGCTGAGTGCCGAGGTCAAAAACCGTATCAGCCATCGCGGTAAGGCCACGCAGAAGCTGATCGGCAAGCTGGAGCCGGAATTTGGTTAA
- the hemW gene encoding radical SAM family heme chaperone HemW, with protein MVNPPLSLYIHIPWCVQKCPYCDFNSHGQKQQSLPEAEYISHLLDDLAEDAPLVKGRQVSTIFFGGGTPSLFSPEGIGRLLQGVAERVDLASEAEITLEANPGTVESEKFAGFAEAGVNRLSIGVQSFQADKLERLGRIHDSAQAKAAAGYANQAGLRSFNLDLMHGLPDQSTEEALDDLKQAIAQAPPHLSWYQLTIEPNTLFASQPPELPQDDTLWAIQEQGHKLLSQAGYEQYEISAYAKPGQQCLHNLNYWRFGDYLGIGCGAHGKITDADQGRIERRVKVKHPKGYMDLSRPYLYQSTEVPAEERPFEFLMNRLRLVEPCPKLDYEHFTGLTTTEFGVSNALQRGIDQGLLADSNRHWQVTTKGRRYLNSLLELFV; from the coding sequence TTGGTTAATCCACCACTGTCGCTGTATATTCATATTCCCTGGTGCGTGCAAAAATGTCCCTACTGCGACTTCAATTCTCACGGACAAAAGCAACAGAGCCTTCCGGAGGCCGAGTACATCAGTCACCTGCTGGATGATCTGGCAGAAGACGCACCATTGGTAAAGGGCCGACAGGTCAGCACCATCTTCTTTGGCGGGGGGACCCCGAGCTTATTCAGCCCCGAGGGGATTGGCCGCCTGTTGCAGGGCGTAGCCGAGCGGGTCGATCTGGCCTCTGAGGCGGAAATCACTCTGGAAGCCAATCCCGGTACAGTGGAAAGCGAAAAGTTCGCTGGCTTTGCCGAAGCGGGAGTCAACCGCTTGTCCATCGGTGTACAAAGCTTTCAGGCCGACAAGCTTGAGCGCTTAGGCCGGATTCACGACAGCGCCCAGGCAAAAGCGGCCGCCGGATACGCCAACCAGGCGGGGCTGCGTAGCTTTAATCTGGATCTGATGCACGGCCTCCCCGACCAAAGCACCGAAGAGGCGCTGGACGACCTCAAACAGGCTATCGCTCAAGCGCCCCCGCACCTGTCCTGGTATCAGTTGACCATCGAACCCAACACTCTGTTTGCCTCCCAGCCGCCTGAGCTGCCTCAGGACGACACTCTTTGGGCAATTCAGGAGCAGGGTCATAAATTGCTCTCTCAAGCAGGTTATGAACAATATGAGATATCCGCCTATGCCAAGCCCGGCCAGCAGTGTTTGCATAACCTTAACTATTGGCGTTTTGGCGATTACCTGGGTATCGGCTGTGGGGCTCATGGCAAAATCACCGATGCCGACCAGGGACGCATCGAACGGCGGGTCAAGGTAAAACACCCTAAGGGTTATATGGATCTAAGCCGTCCTTACCTTTATCAGAGCACCGAGGTCCCGGCGGAGGAGCGCCCTTTTGAGTTTCTGATGAACCGGCTACGCCTGGTAGAGCCCTGCCCCAAGCTGGATTACGAACACTTTACGGGACTGACAACAACCGAATTTGGCGTAAGCAATGCACTCCAAAGAGGTATCGACCAGGGGCTTCTGGCCGACAGCAACCGTCACTGGCAGGTCACGACCAAGGGACGGCGTTATCTCAACAGCCTGCTGGAGCTTTTTGTTTAG